Proteins encoded together in one Canis lupus familiaris isolate Mischka breed German Shepherd chromosome 25, alternate assembly UU_Cfam_GSD_1.0, whole genome shotgun sequence window:
- the ESCO2 gene encoding N-acetyltransferase ESCO2, which translates to MSAFTLRKRKQPLNCDNLLSDIPSKKLILDSAENTFPSPDENYSDNNEKKVHCSQQSHFLSNPSETTKTRLPSASQGSPLKSTMSTVSFYKKDKWYLNPLERKLIKESRPTCLKSNNEDQSFPVVTEKIQGKPVCSKRMIKRPQKSLISKCQPKYKCIKPQSKNSKSSKQNRVAYKPIVEKENNYYSAQDNLNAPRVLSQKVKPQVTLQGGAAFFVRKKPCLRKLSLENKPLLELTEKNISKVIKDSYAETARQVPKSLLLEKEPNIELLHTRSKNEEKLTKDSFGGVVCLRECKPNENACFPSEDSLSKNKAVSPESIVYPIFSVSSVNTKRSLVEEQSSVGSVISANLKQINMQKSTNARDTNKETEDQLIIDAGQKHFGTTVCKSCGMIYTASNPEDELQHVRHHHRFLEGIKYTGWKKERVVAEFWDGKIVLVLPHDPSYAIRKVEDVQELVDNELGFHQVVPRCPNKTKTFLFISDDKKVVGCLIAEPIKQAFRVLSEPTGPESASSKECHRAWQCSDVPQPAVCGISRIWVFRLKRRKRIARRLVDTLRNRFMFGCFLRTDEIAFSDPTPDGKLFATKYCNTPNFLVYNFNS; encoded by the exons ATGTCAGCTTTTACtctgagaaaaaggaaacagccTTTGAACTGTGACAA ctTATTATCAGACATTCCATCGAAGAAATTAATTTTGGACTCTGCTGAAAATACATTTCCATCACCTGATGAAAATTACAGTGATAACAATGAAAAGAAGGTTCATTGCTCTCAGCAAAGTCATTTCCTTTCAAATCCATCCGAAACAACTAAAACCAGATTGCCATCTGCAAGTCAAGGTTCACCACTTAAATCTACTATGTCTACTGTATCCTTTTATAAGAAAGATAAGTGGTACCTCAACCCATTAGAGAGAAAGCTGATAAAAGAAAGTCGACCCACTTGTCTAAAAAGTAATAATGAAGACCAATCTTTTCCTGTTGTGACAGAAAAAATTCAGGGAAAACCAGTCTGCTCCAAGAGGATGATTAAAAGGCCACAAAAgagtttaatttctaaatgtcAACCAAAATACAAATGCATCAAGCCTCAatcaaaaaattctaaaagttcCAAGCAAAATCGAGTGGCCTATAAGCCAATTGtagagaaagagaataattaCTATTCAGCTCAAGATAATCTGAATGCTCCTCGGGTTCTAAGCCAAAAAGTCAAACCACAAGTTACACTCCAGGGTGGAGCAGCATTTTTTGTTAGAAAAAAGCCCTGTCTTAGAAAATTGTCTCTGGAAAACAAGCCATTACTGGAACTCACAGAAAAGAATATATCAAAAGTGATCAAAGATTCTTACGCAGAGACTGCAAGGCAAGTGCCAAAGAGCTTGTTActagaaaaagaaccaaacattGAGTTGCTTCATAcaagaagtaaaaatgaagagaaattaacaaag GACTCATTTGGTGGAGTAGTTTGTTTAAGAGAATGTAAACCTAATGAAAATGCGTGTTTTCCTTCAGAGGATTCTCTCAGTAAAAACAAGGCGG TTTCTCCTGAGTCCATTGTCTATCCTATCTTCAGTGTGTCTTCAGTCAATACAAAAAG ATCTTTAGTTGAAGAACAGTCTTCTGTGGGATCCGTCATATCTGCTAACTTGAAACAGATCAACATGCAGAAAAGTACTAATGCCAGggatacaaataaagaaacagaagaccaGCTCATCATT GATGCAGGTCAGAAACATTTTGGAACCACTGTGTGTAAGTCCTGTGGCATGATCTATACTGCCTCCAACCCTGAAGATGAACTGCAGCATGTTAGGCATCACCACAGATTTCTGGAGGGAATCAAATACACA GGCTGGAAAAAAGAACGTGTTGTAGCAGAGTTTTGGGATGGGAAAATTGTGTTGGTCCTGCCACATGATCCAAGTTATGCTATCAGAAAG GTAGAAGATGTCCAAGAACTTGTTGATAATGAATTGGGCTTCCACCAAGTTGTTCCCAGATGTCCAAACAAAACCAAGACTTTTCTCTTCATATCTGATGATAAGAAAGTAGTTGGGTGTTTAATTGCAGAGCCCATCAAACAG GCCTTCCGTGTCCTTTCTGAACCAACTGGTCCAGAATCTGCAAGCTCTAAAGAATGTCACCGGGCTTGGCAATGTTCAGATGTGCCACAGCCTGCAGTATGTGGAATAAGTAGAATCTGGGTCTTCAGGTTGAAACGAAGAAAGCGCATCGCAAGACGATTGGTAGATACTCTCAG